One Glycine soja cultivar W05 chromosome 2, ASM419377v2, whole genome shotgun sequence genomic region harbors:
- the LOC114391760 gene encoding IQ domain-containing protein IQM6-like, translated as MMLEGSVELETVLSLRSPTEDMENDDLFGKPMSTKSRDACSDWLEKNFYSSLLETQNQRNQAALRLQKVYKSFRTRRQLADCAVLAEQRWLVSTHVPGWKALDFAELKRSSISFFDIEKPETAISRWSRATKRAAKVGKGLSKDMKARKLALQHWLEAIDPRHRYGHNLQFYYVKWLRCDSYQPFFYWLDIGDGKEVLSDRCTRTKLQQQCIKYLGPVERKCYEVVIENGRLLYKISGKPVETTEDAKWIFVLSTSKTLYVGKKNKGTFQHSSFLAGGATLSAGRLVAEDGVLKAVWPHSGHYLPTKENFEELMSFLKENNVDLTDVKKNPVEEEEFAKINQDLFRDNPSEVMEPPNIETESSNTLAEDLPNLRNEDSNADSNHQQPLSRLSVRLGSKITKLEIPKRVTVYDIFGELANGPRTKFYSPTAVSECGYETAEESFINEEEFMVSKSNMFAEDEDEIDENTIPKEKILKRIDSHKGRKSYQLANHLSTKWTTGAGPRIGCMRDYPLELQNLILEQQNLSPRTRTTAPSPRIPPLSRFSPRVAFPPPLADAPSA; from the exons ATGATGCTCGAAGGATCGGTTGAGTTGGAGACCGTGCTTTCTTTAAGATCTCCTACAGAAGATATGGAAAATGATGACTTGTTTGGTAAACCAATGAGCACAAAGAGTAGAGACGCTTGTAGTGACTGGTTGGAGAAGAACTTCTATTCATCATTGCTGGAGACACAGAATCAAAGGAACCAAGCTGCACTGAGGTTGCAGAAAGTTTACAAAAGTTTTAGGACAAGGAGGCAGCTTGCAGATTGTGCAGTTCTTGCAGAGCAGAGATGGTTAGTTTCAACACACGTACCTGG GTGGAAGGCTTTGGATTTTGCTGAACTAAAGCGCAGTTCTATATCATTTTTTGACATTGAGAAACCAGAAACGGCCATTTCACGTTGGTCAAGGGCAACAAAGAGAGCTGCCAAG GTTGGAAAGGGTCTGTCTAAGGATATGAAGGCTCGCAAACTTGCTTTGCAGCACTGGCTAGAGGCA ATTGACCCCCGACACCGCTATGGTCATaatcttcaattttattatgtCAAATGGCTTCGCTGTGATAGCTATCAACCTTTCTTCTATTG GCTCGATATTGGGGATGGCAAGGAGGTACTTTCTGATAGATGTACTAGGACAAAACTTCAGCAGCAATGCATCAAGTATCTGGGTCCA GTGGAAAGAAAATGTTATGAAGTAGTTATTGAGAATGGGAGGCTCTTGTACAAGATTAGTGGGAAACCGGTTGAAACAACAGAAGATGCAAAGTGGATTTTTGTACTTAGTACATCCAAGACTCTTTATGTCGGGAAGAAGAACAAGGGCACATTTCAACATTCAAGCTTCCTAGCAGGGGGAGCCACATTGTCTGCTGGTAGATTAGTGGCGGAGGATGGTGTTCTTAAG GCAGTTTGGCCTCACAGTGGGCATTATCtcccaacaaaagaaaattttgaggAACTCATGTCATTCCTTAAGGAGAATAATGTGGATCTTACAGATGTAAAG aaaaatccagttgaagaagaagagttcGCCAAAATTAACCAAGATCTCTTCCGAGACAATCCTTCAGAGGTCATGGAACCTCCAAACATTGAAACTGAAAGTTCCAACACGTTAGCTGAAGATCTGCCTAACTTGAGAAATGAGGATTCTAATGCTGATTCAAATCATCAACAACCCTTGTCAAGATTGTCAGTACGACTAGGATCAAAAATAACTAAACTTGAGATACCAAAACGAGTCACGGTGTATGACATTTTTGGAGAGCTAGCAAATGGTCCTCGTACCAAATTTTATTCTCCAACTGCAGTATCAGAATGCGGTTATGAGACAGCAGAAGAATCATTTATAAACGAGGAGGAATTCATGGTTTCCAAATCAAACATGTTtgctgaagatgaagatgaaatagACGAGAATACTATTCCAAAGGAGAAAATCTTGAAGAGGATAGATTCACATAAAGGAAGGAAATCATATCAATTGGCCAATCACTTGTCTACCAAATGGACAACGGGTGCAGGCCCTAGAATTGGTTGCATGAGAGACTACCCTCTAGAGCTTCAGAATTTGATTCTGGAGCAGCAAAATTTGTCTCCAAGGACAAGAACAACAGCTCCATCACCCCGGATCCCACCATTGTCTCGCTTCAGCCCTCGTGTTGCTTTTCCACCTCCTTTGGCTGATGCTCCAAGTGCCTGA